In the Primulina tabacum isolate GXHZ01 chromosome 15, ASM2559414v2, whole genome shotgun sequence genome, ttattataaataatttgcTGATGGTTAAcaatattattattgaatttttatgttaacaaTAGTGTTGCACAACTGAGACAGTTCATAGAGaatcgattttttttctttcttcagcGTGTATGTATGTTGTGGTCAAATTGCATCAGTCGATGATGGTCTACCTTTTTTCgtacttaaaatatataaaaaaaaatactctTTCTAGAACTTTGATTGTCCCTCACAAAAAACAAAACTGTACGTGTCCAAGGCTGTAACTGAAGGTGGAATATCCAATTATCTCCCTTTCTCTCGTCTTTTCTCTCGTCGGAGAGGAAAAGAAATGGCAAATTTCACGCCTTGCAATTTCAGGACCTTCTCTGTGTCTGCATCAGTTAACGGTAAGAAGCGACAAACTTAATGTGAGTTTTGGGTGAATCTGTACTGCTGTGGGCGTCAAGACTCTCGTGGCTAGGAATTAATTAATTCTTATATATAGCAAATAGGATCTTGTCGTTGCATCTAGATTCTCCCTTCAATTTCTTTTGCGATGTAATTGTGTTGGATTCCTCGTGTATAAATCTGATGCATATTGGATTTTAGGATCTCCACCTGGTGCTCCTCAACTGGGTGGACCAGTGATCCTTGAACTTCCCTTGGATCTAATTCGGAGACCTCTCATGAGAACAAGAGCTAATGACCCACAAAAGGTGAAGGAACTTGTGCTAAGTATTGGTGAAATTGGGCTCCAAGTACCGGTAAGATTGACAAGCAAGTCTCTCTTTCCATGCCAATAAATCTGCTGCAATTTGGTGTTTTTGAGTTGTAGACTACTTCTAAAATTCCAATCTAGTTGTTTCTAACATTGTTCATTTGGTTTTTAATAACTATAATGTTGTGCATGAGTTGTCTCGCTAAGAAATGATTCCTTGCCAGACGTCCACTATAGGTGTCCCCGCGGTTTTGTAACATTTCTTGTGAGTAGGAGCATAGTTGCACCTGATGTTTCTTGGTTCTTCGCAGGGCGTATAACCTTTCTATGCATATTTGTAGTTGATGTTATCCGGGTGAATCATGTGAGCTGAGTCGAGGCAATCCACCGGATGATGATATAAGTGTTGCATTTAGGGAAATGAGCAAGGGATATATTGATGTTATCCGGGTGAATCAGGTGAGTTGAGTCGGGGCAATCCACCGGATGATGATATAAGTGTTGTATTTAGGGAAATGAGCAAGGGATATATTTGTGATGAAAGTATATCTGTAAGCTATGACTTCCACTGTGACCTGCAGACAAGaagatgaactcgtgaatggacGCCGAAGGAGTGTCCGACATAGCCACTCCAATACTTAAGTCAGCAGATGAAGAAGAAGGATAAAATGGTTGTATATGCGAGAATATACGTGAGTGTTTGAAAGTTCATCATTCCAGAATATGTAAATGAGATATATACTTTTTATTTATAGGAGGAAATCCCATGATTACCTTGTTTTCACTGCCCACCTGCTAAGTATGGTAAAATGGCTGCCCGTACCCTTCTTCTGATGACTTTCTGACACGCTAAACCCATGTAGTTCTGACATTAATGATTGCCAAGCACAAGGTAGCCCATACTGATACACTCGAGTATGGTGCATTTCTCGAGGTAGTCCGGGTAGAAAGTTCCCGGGGGCTTGCATGAGAGCCCAGACTCCTGATTACCCGGGAAGAAAATATCCCGGGCATCCCCCTGCCCCTGCCCGGCTGCTGAAGAAAGAACTCTGCATATTGACTCTGATTTGAGCTATCCATTTAGTTTcccgggtcatccatgaccgGGCTCTtatggggtatcaccacccatcccttAAATGATCGGGCTAGAGTCTTACTCGCTATCCCGATTAGTCATGCTTGTGCTTCAATAGAAAGATAATCAATTCCAAATTATAAAAGTATCGGGGCTTCAAAATCGCAGAGATGAGATAAGGTGCCGAGAGCTTCAgtctcccgggcttaagataagatgccggggcctcatgttTTCCGGACTTTGAATATTTTGTTGTTTAGTATTCTCGGACAGTTGGGATGATGTCAATGATGACATATGCCCTATAATTCAAATGGTCCGAAACGTTTTGTATTACGAGAATATGATAAGTCTGACGCTTCGATATCCGTGCACGTCCTTCCATATATCCGCACAATTTCCGAGATGCTTCTTGATCGTCCGATTGGCTTTTAGATCAACGGTTAAGATCAATTCCCTCTACCTATATATAATAGCACACCCCCTTCATTTGTCATTTTCTGAATTTCAAATTTCGAATTCACCTACAATTCTCTCAAACTCTCTGACGTCCGGCGGTTCTCTACTCCGGCGATCTTCAACCACTGTTCAACAAATTCTCATCTCCTCAACCTCGTAAGTATTCCTCTTATCTAAAATGTCTGCTTCTACTTCTTCCTCCTCCGGAGCAAATGCGCGAGGCTCGCCTAGCGACGAGTCCACCACGATGCGCTCCGCATCACCCCCTCCTTCTCCCTCACCACGCTCTTTCGCCCATTCTTCTAAAAATCCAAAAATCCAAAAATCCAAGCCTTCCTTTTCCGCCCCTCCCCGAGCTCTAAAAAAGAGCAAGGGTAAGGGCAAAGCACGAGCTTCCTCCCCACCCACCTCTGAGACTCCGGGAGTTCCTTGGTTCTTCTCAATGAGCAGCACTTTGCACTCGAGGGTGGATGAGGAACTCAGAGCCTTGGGCTCTATCCCCTCTACTTTCCAGATTCAGATCCCCAGCCCTTCTGATAGGGCCGACCAACCTCCCCTTGGTTTCACCACCTTCTTTCGAGACCAGGTTAGGAATGAGCTTCGCTTCCCCATTCCTTCTTTTTATATTGACACCGCTAAATTCTTTGGCGTCCCTGACAATCAGTTCCATCCCAATTCTTTTCGGATTATGACCTCAGCCTACATCCTTTTCAAAATGAACAATCTCTTCATCAACCCCCTCGTTCTCCACTATTTTTTCGTTTATCGACTAGGGGTTAATGTCTTTTCCCTGTCCACAAAGCTTAACTCCCGGTTCCTTGATGATATTCCTTCTTCCCAGAATGGATGGAATGGACGTTTTTTTACATTCACCTACCGACCCCTCTTGCTTGCCTAACCGGCTTTCTCCATTCTCTCCTCCCGCAACCTGCCCTTCCTCGAGTCTATAAGTTTGAGGATCCCTACCTCCGAAGCCAAACTTTGGTTGAGGGCCACAAATACTCCTCCTCCACCCTCATCTCGGTTGAGAACTTAGTCGCTTACGGGTTGAGTGCCCGGGCTGAAGACCCTCTGGACCGGGTAATTGATGAAGTCGCGGGCTCGGACGCTCAACCTTGTAATTTACTATTCCCCTCTCTCTACTTACTTTTAatttgcatgcttgattttacaTAACCCTGttcggtttagggtttaggggttaggggttaggggtttaggggttaggggttaggggttaggggtttagggtttaggattttttttttttaagataaaaCACCGCtggaagcgggggggttagggCAGACCCCTACTTGTATATATtatcaaaacaaaaatacatCATAAAACCTAACGAGAGGGGGACTATACCAAGACCTCTCGAAAAGCTACCACACAACACACAGAAAACAAAATCTAGGGTGGCAAATATGTGagccaaaaactaatccctaGGTAAGGAGCATAATAGAAATGAACGTCCAGAAGCAACgctaaatacatgaaaataaatcgaaacCTATCTAAACAGTAGAAATCCGActcagaagtaggtgcaaaaggccaccgatggtacccatctctgagccatCTGCCAGTGTGATGCCAAACTGAAAAATACATCCTAATCCGAGATCGGTCCGCTGTACACGATCTGGCAATCAAAATATTATGCAGCTGGAAAGTCACTGTGCTAAAACGGTCGAAACATAAAAGAAGGACCGTAATCCAGCGAAAGTCAGAAAAGCTCCAAGACCCAAGGAGAGGGGGAAAACTGACGGAGCTCATAAAATCAGAAATCCAAGCATAACTGTAACTCTGAAAGAAGATGCAACCAATAGAGAACAACCAGAGCCACCAAATCACGGAACGAAAGTAGAAACCATATAATCCCGACATGAATGAGACTCCGGGCCAGAGAGACCATAGAAAAAGATCATCCAGAGCCACCATAACAATCGGCCAGAGAGCATGAAAGTAATAAAGCGGCGGGCAAGGAAAAGCCTGCAGTGAGCGCCGGCCGGATAACAGGAATGATCCAAAGAAAAGCACCAGCGGGGAGAGTGCTGGGACCCACCCAAAtccaaaagaaaaaaacaaggagagtgcaagtgtctgggccaACTTGCACATCTCAAATGAGATataaaaaacaacctccaaggacaaaagacctgcaagaaaaataaatacatatatatagaaaaagaaagagagccaaaaggaagagtgggctgcaaatggctaagaatatctggatctgaggtatggaagccctgAACGATTAGAACGGGCAAGGATGGAGATGTGGCTGGGTAAGGAAGGACCTATCTCTAAGGAAAACTGCCTAAGGTCATGGGCCCTAACCGCcaaagcatccgccaccgaGTTACCCTCCCGGTATATATGCGAGATATGAACCATACGCCCCCTCAAGAGAACCAAAATCCTAGACACAATGTGATCCAATCCCCAACGACACTGACGAGAGCGGAGGATCTGAATAGAAATCTGGGAATCaacctcaatccaaagagggaaaagagaAAGATCAGAACAAATAAGGAGACCCCTCCAGACTGCCCAAAGTTCTGCTCGGCTAGTGGATccagctccaatgaactcactgaacgaTAACAAGACCCGCCCAGAATGATCACGAACAACGCCACCAACTGTAGAATCCCCTGGATTCCCTCTcgagctcccatccacattaagtTTAAAACAACCGGACGGCGGCTTAAGccaacgaacaatcgccgtccgatGATATCTGTGTAAGCAAACCAAAATCCCCAGTAAGCGCGCCACGTGAAAGAAACCCATCCAATGCTTGGGTTTGACAGTACGCGCAGAATGGGCGAGGCGCAGGTAAGATAAAATCTGGAACTTCACCGTCTCCCCAGAAATGGAGAGCTGGCGATGCTTCGCATCATTCCGAGCAGTCCAGataaaccacaaaataatgaaagggagaaactccctcacatggcccc is a window encoding:
- the LOC142526779 gene encoding sulfiredoxin, chloroplastic/mitochondrial yields the protein MANFTPCNFRTFSVSASVNGSPPGAPQLGGPVILELPLDLIRRPLMRTRANDPQKVKELVLSIGEIGLQVPLMLSG